From the genome of Kluyveromyces lactis strain NRRL Y-1140 chromosome F complete sequence:
CGGCGTCGGAGTTCGATCATACAGGTGATTATCTTGCAACCGGTGATAGAGGTGGACGTGtagttttatttgaaagGAACAATACAAAGCATTGCGAATACAAGTTTCTAACGGAATTTCAGTCACACGATGCAGAATTCgattatttgaaatctttagAGATTGAGGAGAAGATTAATCAGATCAAGTGGTGTCGGCCAACGAACCAATCGCATTTCTTGTTAAGTACAAACGATAAGACGATTAAGTTGTGGAAGATATATgagaaaaatatcaaattggTTAGTGATAACAATCTATCAGAGGGAAATAAAGACTACCACAGACGCTCTGCTGGGAACGGTAGCGCAAGAGCTGTACTGTCTTTGCAGACTTTGAAGTTACCCAAGCTGTCCTTACATGATAGAATTATAGCTGCTGcaccaaagaagatttatAGTAATGCTCACACCTATCACATCAATTCGATATCGTTGAATTCAGATCAGGAAACGTTCATCAGTTCAGATGATTTGAGAATCAACTTATGGAATTTAGATATACCGGACGAATCATTCaatattgttgatattAAACCAGCCAACATGGAGGAACTAACAGAAGTCATTACAAGTGCAGAATTCCATCCTCAACAGTGTAATGCTTTCATGTATTCTTCATCGAAGGGGACCATCAAATTATGCGACATGAGACAGAATGCTCTTTGTGATTACCGAGCTAAGGTGTTCGAAGAATACCTTGACCCAATAAGTCATAATTTTTTCACAGAAATCacttcatcaatatctGACGTCAAATTCAGTCCTGATGGTCGTTATATTGCATCTCGTGATTATTTAACCGTTAAGATATGGGATATTAACATGGATAATAAGCCATTGAAAACGATAAATATCCATGAACAACtagaagaaagattaaATGATACTTATGAAAATGATGCTATATTCGATAAATTCGAAGTTGCTTTCAGTGGTGATAGTTCAAGTGTAATGACAGGATCATACAACAATAACTTTATGATTTATCCCAACGTAGTAAAAACGGGCGATTATCAAGCACCTACTGGAATGGATGAAATTGTATTACAAGCAGATAAGACTGCATTTAAATCAAAGAGGTTGAGTAGTTTGCAACAGCAAAGTGCGAGAAATAAAGAATGGggtgatgaaattgatttcaaaaaatcCATTCTGCATTTCTCTTGGCATCCAAGAGAAAATAGTGTTGCCATTGCAGCCACTAATAATTTGTTCATCTTCTCGGCATTGTAATTTTACTCCTCATCAAGTTGTAATCAATAGTGTTACAGTTTGCCATTTTACATACGTATATCCATATGTACATATAATCTCTAATTTTCTCGTCGAATTAAATAACATATCGAAGGTAAACTAATAGCTCGGGGCATAGCTTCAAGTGTGCTCCGGATATATTCTGGATATATGTTGTATATACGCTGTACCAGCGTATCACTTTTCGTTTTCCCCTTATTTTTTGTTCGGTTAACAATGGGGAACAATGTAAAGTTAAAGTTTTTGGAACGTAAAGTCAGTTTGTATTCATCATTcgtgaaaaaaaagtaagTATTGAGTTACTAAAGACGTTTGCCATAACGCTGAGCATATCGAAGTTGATGTACTGCTTGTCACAGATTCAGTACAATAgatattgataatgaagaaacttATATCTACTTATGATCATTGACACAGTGTGACGTGttttattctatttttcTAGGACTGAATTTAcaataaagataaaaagtgtgtttattcttcttgagtTAAATAATAATTATTTGTATGGTGGAAACTCCACTATAAAGTTTATCCATATGTTTGTTGTATTTTGAAGTATAATGCCAGATTAAACGGatgtttgaattcttttgaagataatttGAGGATATTTGATAAAAGGTGTtttaaaagataaaaaaacCCACAGGCAGGGGCTatcttgatatttcattatgAATGGCCAAAGCCCAACAAGTTGAGATCATTTATCGAACTGTGTTTAATCGTGAGAGACGTGTCTGTTAATGACTGGGTTCCAGAACAAAGTCTTGTCACCGTCACCCCAGAAGAAAGGCTTTTGTCTTAAGTTTTGGAATTCGTAGTCTCTTGGCCATTCTTCATCTGGAACGTGCTTCAAATGTTCACGGTGCTCAGCGTGTTCAGCTTCAACGAAGTAGGTGTTGACAGCGGTCAGAGCAATAGCTGGAGCAGCAACAAATATGGAGATCTTAACCCACAAGTTAGAGGTTTGCTTAGCGTGCTCAGTACTGTGCTTCATGTAGTCCTTGTAAGCTTGGGCAGCAGCCAAATCTGGCTTACCGAAAGCTGGTTCCAAAGCATACTTTGGTAGAGTAGAAGCTCTTCTAATGGCTTGtttgaacatttttgaTTATATCTAGGGTCTGGCTTTTCGAAACAGAATATCCTTATGGAATTAATTCACCAAACACAGTTGACGTTAAATAGATATCAAACTCGAAATGAATGTAAAATGAATTGTAAACAGTAAGAAAACTAATCACAAAAATCTCTTTTAAAAAAGTACTTTGACTTACCAATAAAACCTTTTCTATTATGGAAAGAGTAGCTTTAATAACTTGAACTTTCCTAACTAttaaacaattttttttttcctacCTCCAAAATTTTCTAGCATCAACACAATCTCTCTCGCGATATTTCCATATCCCACTCCATAtaaaaaaccaaaaatgGCACGACGGAGAAACTAGACAAAGATCATGCTTTTTCGATGTTGTAATTTCGGTATCACATTACACGGTATGAAAATGATTGGTTGCTGGTCACGAGAGACTTAAGTTCTGGTAATGGACACTGAGCATAAAAGGTTCCTATTCCTTGTTTAAATGGTGTTGCTGTCTCGCCGGGACTACAAACCCACAAGTAGCTCATACGATACCGTTCACACTGGCAACAGATTCAGAAGTACTTCCTACTttattttctgtttctgttgcATCTCTTTATACATATTGACAAACAGTGTAATATTGACGTTCAGGAATTCAAGTCCGGGTAACAATATTTGTTTCACGGCCTGGCGGTAATTGATTTTGGGTTTTTAGCAAACCTGAGCCATCGCATGTCATTCTAGTAGCTGCTGCAGGGACTTGCCGGCTGGGGTTGGTGTAGTGGACAGAAACACCGTTCCTAATATATAGAATGCTAGATTAAGCTGAGAGCTTGTTGCattgaattcaaaaaaCAAGCGCGTTGGCTAATAGAACGCCCGTAGGATCAGCCATGGTTATGgaaatcaaaagattgcCTATTGCTGCTTAAGTGTAGCACGAACTTGTGGGTAATGTAACGTTTGTAATTACAAGGGCGTATGACATaaattaaaaaaaagaagaaaagtaaGAAGGAACACATACAGACTCCTAATGGATACTGTGTATCGACAAATAAAAGCTAGGACATTTGAAGTAAAGAGAGTATTACATCTTTAGTTtgtctttgaattctttgatttttccaTGAATCTTTCGTATTTCCTTTTCACATCCACTTCATGGATAGATGAGCCTGTCACTTGATTTCCTATCGTGAACCATCCAGGACGGATGTTATGGTCCCTACCGAAAATTTCAAGTTTACGGGCATGTGTACCGACAagtctttcaatgattcCATACAATTCGTCCGGCTTTCTACTGGTTTCTCTAGTTGCGCTAATGATCAAGTCAATGTCTATTTTTCTGTTTAGCCATTCCGGATTGCCTTTGACCCCGACGAGTAAATGCTCTTTACTGTGGTTCAACCAATGGCCAGTTCTACCTGTCACAATTGTTCTTCCTAATTGGTTTGTCTTGATCCAAgatatttcatttattACTTCGTAACCCCAATTCTGCAATGATTCTTTCCCTACTTCGATAGCACGGCCGGTTACCCACAAGAACAATAAACCTTCTTCCTGCAAGAGATCAAATGGTAGTTGCAGTAACTCATTATCATTGCAAGTACCGTAGGGCAAATTCATATGAATGTTCCATGCGGGATCTGCAATAACGGCTGAAAATTTACCAAGAATATCGAAGTCAAACTTTCTGACGTCACATTTGATCCATTGTGGAGGAAGAAGCTTCTTAAACGATGAAGAACAGCACTCTCCATGCGTATAGAACGAATACTGCTTGCGTTGctctttttgttcttcaattttctgtttttggAGAGATTCAGGATAATATTGCAGATAGTGGACGTATCTGCAGGTACTTAACTTGTGACAAGTATCCAAATACGAACAATCTCCCAACGAAAGATCCGTCTGTGGCTTTAAATTTGGTATGAAATGAATGTGCGTGTTCGAACATTCGATAATATCCGGACAATCAGCTTCAatcttctttaatttttcacctTGCAAAGACATGATTTTGTTGTTAACAGTATTGATGACGGTGGATAGTAGTGACACATGTTTCGGATCTGAGCATATTGGTATGAAAGGTGATCGCTTAGTGTTTAATTTTGCCTGTTCTTTAGATAACTTAGTGGATCCGAGTTCTAACGAGAGGATTTGATTTAAGTGTCTTAGACACTTAGCATTAGGGGTTACAATTTCACTCTGGTCCAAAATGCCCATCAACTTATTTAATAATATGGGTTCgctttcaatttttctttctttaaccTGAACAGAATCTTTATCGATCGCAATCTGCTTGGCTTTATTGCCAGTATGTGATAATGACAATTTAATAGCTTGGTCATAATGAACTTTTTGCAATATTTTCAAGGAGTCCCCATCAACAAATGAAATCTTTTGGCCAAAAATATTCCCGCCActatcatcttcaaaattcaTGCAACCACCACATACTTCTGAaattttattcaaatcttcaCAAAACTGGTAATACGTCTCACCACATTCGTTATTCTTCCATAGGAAATTTTGCATGAACATGGAATAAATGACATAAATGTCGTGTAAGCTACCATTGATCGGGGATGCAGTGATGGACGCATAGTTGTCCAACATAAAATCAACTAACCCCCAATTCAAAGACATAATACCAGTTTCACTCCTTTCACTGCTCGGACAATTTCTTTCGAGACGCAGCTATATTCAGTTTCGTTTCACCTTGTTACTCCACTcaataaaaaaacaacCGCCGACGTCAATATCTCTGGCTCCAGACAAGATATAACAAATCCGTATATTTTTTTCGATCACCACAACTTTCACAAACTTTCTGTGCCTACAATGTCATGAAACTATATATAAATTGCCGGCTTTTCCTCTCAGTTCCATCCACGTTTAACAATGGTTCTGTCTTAAAAAGATGGTGTATTTCGTGATGAAGCTGGgattttttattttcaaatccGAGTTTGATCTAGGTAGGAATTCGTTGTGAACAGGGGAATACACAGGCTCCAAACTGGCAGGAAAGTGAAGGGCTTTACCAGTGTATTATACGTGAATCTGCAACGATGCTGATCTCTCTTTAGAATTGTGGGGTACATCCTTCATCTTGATACGTTgttatcacgtgattggTTCATGTGATGTACGGAGTTTATGGTTCTGATCCACTTGGAATAAAAAAACatggaatttgaaaatacAGTAATAACAGAACAACACATAAATAAAGTACGGAAAGGTCGAATAGACAATCGACCGAGCCAATACCCAACTCTTTGCAGATTGTAGCTACCAAGTATCAATTCTGGCTGAGTGGCAGTTATTCATTACGGGTAAGTGGTAGCGGAATCCTTTTCATAAGATGTCATCGGATACACTTAAATTTGATGAGAAAACGGAAGCTGAGAAGCCATTGTTTGATTGTGATTTTGGGACTTCCTATAGTCCCAGAGTCTCGTACCACTTCAATTCGAAGGTATCACAATATCATTACGGTGTCAAGCATCCAATGAAACCTTTTAGGCTTATGCTTACCGACCATTTGGTTTCGGCATACGGGTTACACAAAGTGATGGACTTATATGAGACGAGGTCAGCAACAAAGGATGAGTTAACAAAATTTCATTCTGAGGACTATGTCAATTTCTTAGCGAAGGTAACACCAGATACATTGAATAAACTTCCTCGAGGGTCACTCGAGAAATTCAACATTGGTGACGATTGTCCTATCTTCCAAGGAATGTTTGATTATGCTGCCTTATATGCTGGGGCATCGTTAGATGCTTCTAGAAAGCTACTTAATGGTCAGAGTGAAATAGCTATCAATTGGTCTGGTGGTCTACATCATGCGAAAAAGAACAATCCATCTGGTTTCTGTTACGTTAACGATATCGTGTTAGCCATAGTAAATCTACTGCGGTATCACCCGAGAGTGTTATACATCGATATAGATTTGCACCATGGTGACGGTGTACAGGAAGCGTTTTACACTACTGACCGTGTGTTCACTGTTTCATTCCATAAGTATAACGGCGAATTCTTTCCAGGTACAGGTGATTTGGATGAGATAGGTTGCTCCAGAGGTAAGCATTTTGCATTGAACGTTCCGTTACAAGATGGGATCGAAGACGACTCATACAttaatttattcaaaagcATTATTGATCCCGTAATAACATCTTTTCGGCCCAGTGTAATTATTCAGCAATGTGGTGCCGACTCCCTTGGCCACGATAGACTTGGCTGTTTTAACTTAAATATCAAGGCTCATGGTGAATGTGTACGGTTTGTCAAGTCGTTTGGAGTACCAATGCTTGTGGTTGGAGGTGGTGGTTATACACCAAGAAATGTTTCAAGATTGTGGACGTATGAAACAGGATTATTAAATGGGGTATTGCTACAACCTAAACTTCCAGAAGGTATTCCATTTAGAGATTGGTTTGGCCCAGATTATTCATTACATCCAACACTAGATGACTTgtatgaaaacaaaaattccaagaaatttcttgaaaatataCGGATTAGATGTTTGGAGAACATCAAATACTTACAGGGTGCCCCAAGTGTTCGTATGGATGCAGAACTCATCCCAACACAGGACATCACTGGCCTaactgaagaagaagaggaacTGATAAAAGAGTTAAATGTCGAAGAGGACAAGGCTAGGTTGGCACAAATGGAGAAGGATGACTTTAAAGTGGGCGAACTATACTAAAATATCACGTGCGGAAATCTGatatatttgtttttttttctttcttttggttACGCTTTGTAAATAGATATCCTATATGGAGTTGTTAGAATACTACTAAATTAACACTATTAAGGTAAAATTATGAGCACGAAGAAAGTGCCTTCGAGGTTAAATAAATACATTATTACCAATTAATATTAAGATCGTATACTTCATTATGCTTACATGGTATGGGTTTTTATTTAACTTGTCTATATGTGTTAAGAAATTTTCTGAAGATATCCTTTAGTAAATAGAATATCTTTAAATTGCTGTGAATATTAAATAATAATGGCGGATGGAGGTACAAAAGGTATTGTTTTGAAGTACCATCATAATTTTGTAAATTGTCGAAAACTTTTGAGAATAGTCTTCATCAAACGAAGAGTACTTTTTTGTCAGTCTACTGggattttgaaatcaaacaaaaaaagcGTCTCCTTAAACACCAGCTTCGAAGTCCTTTTGAGCCATGAAAATGGATAAATCAACCACTCTTGAAGAGTAACCATATTCATTATCATACCAAGAAAGGACCTTGAAAAAATGGTCGTTCAATTCAATACCGGCCTTGGCATCAACAATAGATGAACGTGAATCGGATGTGAAGTCAGAGGACACAACGGCGTCTTTGGTAACAC
Proteins encoded in this window:
- the CDC55 gene encoding protein phosphatase 2A regulatory subunit CDC55 (similar to uniprot|Q00362 Saccharomyces cerevisiae YGL190C CDC55 Non-essential regulatory subunit B of protein phosphatase 2A has multiple roles in mitosis and protein biosynthesis found in the nucleus of most cells but also at the bud neck (large-budded cells) and at the bud tip (small-budded cells)), yielding MSQHGFDFKFSQCFGDKADIVVTEADIITASEFDHTGDYLATGDRGGRVVLFERNNTKHCEYKFLTEFQSHDAEFDYLKSLEIEEKINQIKWCRPTNQSHFLLSTNDKTIKLWKIYEKNIKLVSDNNLSEGNKDYHRRSAGNGSARAVLSLQTLKLPKLSLHDRIIAAAPKKIYSNAHTYHINSISLNSDQETFISSDDLRINLWNLDIPDESFNIVDIKPANMEELTEVITSAEFHPQQCNAFMYSSSKGTIKLCDMRQNALCDYRAKVFEEYLDPISHNFFTEITSSISDVKFSPDGRYIASRDYLTVKIWDINMDNKPLKTINIHEQLEERLNDTYENDAIFDKFEVAFSGDSSSVMTGSYNNNFMIYPNVVKTGDYQAPTGMDEIVLQADKTAFKSKRLSSLQQQSARNKEWGDEIDFKKSILHFSWHPRENSVAIAATNNLFIFSAL
- the COX13 gene encoding cytochrome c oxidase subunit VIa (highly similar to uniprot|P32799 Saccharomyces cerevisiae YGL191W COX13 Subunit VIa of cytochrome c oxidase which is the terminal member of the mitochondrial inner membrane electron transport chain not essential for cytochrome c oxidase activity but may modulate activity in response to ATP), which produces MFKQAIRRASTLPKYALEPAFGKPDLAAAQAYKDYMKHSTEHAKQTSNLWVKISIFVAAPAIALTAVNTYFVEAEHAEHREHLKHVPDEEWPRDYEFQNLRQKPFFWGDGDKTLFWNPVINRHVSHD
- the IME4 gene encoding mRNA (N6-adenosine)-methyltransferase (similar to uniprot|P41833 Saccharomyces cerevisiae YGL192W IME4 Probable mRNA N6-adenosine methyltransferase that is required for IME1 transcript accumulation and for sporulation expression is induced in starved MATa/MAT alpha diploid cells); amino-acid sequence: MSLNWGLVDFMLDNYASITASPINGSLHDIYVIYSMFMQNFLWKNNECGETYYQFCEDLNKISEVCGGCMNFEDDSGGNIFGQKISFVDGDSLKILQKVHYDQAIKLSLSHTGNKAKQIAIDKDSVQVKERKIESEPILLNKLMGILDQSEIVTPNAKCLRHLNQILSLELGSTKLSKEQAKLNTKRSPFIPICSDPKHVSLLSTVINTVNNKIMSLQGEKLKKIEADCPDIIECSNTHIHFIPNLKPQTDLSLGDCSYLDTCHKLSTCRYVHYLQYYPESLQKQKIEEQKEQRKQYSFYTHGECCSSSFKKLLPPQWIKCDVRKFDFDILGKFSAVIADPAWNIHMNLPYGTCNDNELLQLPFDLLQEEGLLFLWVTGRAIEVGKESLQNWGYEVINEISWIKTNQLGRTIVTGRTGHWLNHSKEHLLVGVKGNPEWLNRKIDIDLIISATRETSRKPDELYGIIERLVGTHARKLEIFGRDHNIRPGWFTIGNQVTGSSIHEVDVKRKYERFMEKSKNSKTN
- the HOS2 gene encoding histone deacetylase HOS2 (highly similar to uniprot|P53096 Saccharomyces cerevisiae YGL194C HOS2 Histone deacetylase required for gene activation via specific deacetylation of lysines in H3 and H4 histone tails subunit of the Set3 complex a meiotic-specific repressor of sporulation specific genes that contains deacetylase activity) produces the protein MSSDTLKFDEKTEAEKPLFDCDFGTSYSPRVSYHFNSKVSQYHYGVKHPMKPFRLMLTDHLVSAYGLHKVMDLYETRSATKDELTKFHSEDYVNFLAKVTPDTLNKLPRGSLEKFNIGDDCPIFQGMFDYAALYAGASLDASRKLLNGQSEIAINWSGGLHHAKKNNPSGFCYVNDIVLAIVNLLRYHPRVLYIDIDLHHGDGVQEAFYTTDRVFTVSFHKYNGEFFPGTGDLDEIGCSRGKHFALNVPLQDGIEDDSYINLFKSIIDPVITSFRPSVIIQQCGADSLGHDRLGCFNLNIKAHGECVRFVKSFGVPMLVVGGGGYTPRNVSRLWTYETGLLNGVLLQPKLPEGIPFRDWFGPDYSLHPTLDDLYENKNSKKFLENIRIRCLENIKYLQGAPSVRMDAELIPTQDITGLTEEEEELIKELNVEEDKARLAQMEKDDFKVGELY